The sequence CGACCCTGGCGGCCAGCTGGCGCACGCGCCTGATGGCCTGGCTGGCGCGTCCGGCGCTGACACGACTCTCGCGTGAGCTGGACCCGGTGCGCTACAACGGCGCCAGCCTGCTGGGCCTGGCGAACGTGGTGGTGAAAAGCCACGGCGGCGCGGCGGCGGAAGGCTTTGCCTTTGCCGTCACGCGCGCGGCCAGCGAGGCTCGCGAGCAGTTGCCCTCCCGCCTGGCGAAGGCCCTGGAAGGCACATACTCACGCTGAATGAGTAAATTGGTCTGATTTGTTCCTGTTGGGGTCGAGCTTCGGCGCACACGGTGCGACAATGCCAGCGCTTCGTGGCAGGGCGGTGAAGACGGACGGGGGTTCGGGGCAGGCAGCCCGCACAGGAAGCCCTCCGCAGGACAGCAGCATGATGTAAATGACAGGAAGCAGGCTTTCCCCTGGCAGAAGCGTGAGACACGACGGTGGCCGTCTCGCTTGCGAGCCAGCGGAAATCGGGTTTCTTGACCCGTGTCAGTCCCACCTGAACAGATGGAAATGGTGACAGCAATGACAGATTCCCTGGCCCTCATCTTCCCGGGACAGGGCTCCCAGCAGGTCGGCATGCTGCGGGAGCTGGCGGAGCGCTATAGCGTGGTCCGCACTACCTTCGAGGAAGCCTCTGACGCACTGGGGCGCGATCTCTGGCACCTGACACAGGAAGGCCCGGCGGAGGAGCTCAATCGTACCGAGCTGACCCAGCCGGCGCTTCTGACCGCCAGTGTCGCCATCTGGCGCGTCTGGCAGGAGCTGGAAGGCCCGCGCCCGGCGCGCATGGCCGGTCACTCCCTGGGTGAATATAGCGCCATGGTCTGCGCTGGCGTGATCGGTTTCGCCGAGGGCGTCAAGCTGGTCAATCTGCGCGGCGAAGCCATGCAGACTGCCGTGCCGCAGGGCCAGGGCGCGATGGCGGCCATTCTCGGTCTCGAGAATGCCCAGGTCGAAGCCGCCTGTGCCAGTGCGGCGCAGGGTGAAGTGGTCGCGGCAGTCAACTACAATGCGCCGGGACAGGTCGTCATCGCCGGTGGCACCGCTGCCGTCGAGCGTGCCATCGCGGCATGTCAGGAAGCGGGGGCCAAGCGCGCCATGCCGCTGCCGGTGTCAGTGCCGTCGCATTGTGATCTGATGCGTCCGGCGGCCGACAAGCTGGCCGAAGCGATGAATGCCATCGATTTCCGTGCGCCGCGCTATACCGTCATCCAGAACGTCGATGCCAAGGCGCATGACGATGTCGAGACACTGCGTCAGCGTCTGATCGAGCAGCTCTATCAGCCTGTGCGCTGGACCGACTGCGTCAATGCCATGTTCGACAGTGGCGCGCGCAGCTTCATCGAATGCGGCCCGGGCAAGGTGTTGACCGGCCTTGGCAAGCGCATTCAGCGTCAGGCACGTGGCCTGGCCGTGAATGATCCGGATAGCCTGGAAGCGGCGCTGGAACTTGCCCGCGAGACCGCTGCCGAACAGAATCAGTAAGCTCGTGGCTGGCCCATCAGGCCGGCCATGTGACTTGGATCAGCCAACTCAGGACTCAAGATGACGAGCGAACGCA comes from bacterium Scap17 and encodes:
- the fabD gene encoding ACP S-malonyltransferase, with amino-acid sequence MTDSLALIFPGQGSQQVGMLRELAERYSVVRTTFEEASDALGRDLWHLTQEGPAEELNRTELTQPALLTASVAIWRVWQELEGPRPARMAGHSLGEYSAMVCAGVIGFAEGVKLVNLRGEAMQTAVPQGQGAMAAILGLENAQVEAACASAAQGEVVAAVNYNAPGQVVIAGGTAAVERAIAACQEAGAKRAMPLPVSVPSHCDLMRPAADKLAEAMNAIDFRAPRYTVIQNVDAKAHDDVETLRQRLIEQLYQPVRWTDCVNAMFDSGARSFIECGPGKVLTGLGKRIQRQARGLAVNDPDSLEAALELARETAAEQNQ